Proteins co-encoded in one Chrysemys picta bellii isolate R12L10 chromosome 13, ASM1138683v2, whole genome shotgun sequence genomic window:
- the LOC112060137 gene encoding uncharacterized protein LOC112060137 produces MDAFRGADFLISLGVLDSHSAPGPPSTLCPTAPPCPASSCPVPPPPERTPPSLRLFLPCSTPSRAHPPSLRLFLPCSTPSRAHPTLAPPLPALFHPLQSAPTLAPPLPALFHPFQSAPTLAPPLPALFHPLQSAPHPRSASSCPVPPPPEHTHPRSASSCPVPPPPERTHPRSASSCPVPPPPERTHPRSASSCPVPPPPERTHPRSASSCPVPPPPERTHPRSASSCPVPPPPERTPPSRRLFLPCSAPSRAHPTLAPPLPALFHPLQNALTLAPPLPALFRPLRAHLTLAPPLPALFHPLQSAPTLAPPLPPSTSCMPLNS; encoded by the coding sequence ATGGATGCGTTCAGAGGTGCTGACTTTCTAATTTCCCTGGGGGTGCTTGactcccactctgccccaggccccccctccaccctttgTCCCACGGCaccaccctgccccgcctcttcctgccctgttccaccccctccaGAGCGCACCCCgccctcgctccgcctcttcctgccctgttccaccccctccagagcgcacccaccctcgctccgcctcttcctgccctgttccaccccctccagagcgcaccccaccctcgctccgcctcttcctgccctgttccaccccctccagagcgcacccaccctcgctccgcctcttcctgccctgttccaccccttccAGAGCGCACCCACCCtcgctcctcctcttcctgccctgttccaccccctccagagcgcaccccaccctcgctccgcctcttcctgccctgttccaccccctccagagcacacccaccctcgctccgcctcttcctgccctgttccaccccctccagagcgcacccaccctcgctccgcctcttcctgccctgttccaccccctccagagcgcacccaccctcgctccgcctcttcctgccctgttccaccccctccagagcgcacccaccctcgctccgcctcttcctgccctgttccaccccctccagagcgcacccaccctcgctccgcctcttcctgccctgttccaccccctccaGAGCGCACCCCACCCTCGcgccgcctcttcctgccctgttccGCCCCCTCCAGGGCGCACCCCACcctcgccccgcctcttcctgccctgttccaccccctccaGAACGCACTcacccttgctccgcctcttcctgccctgttccGCCCCCTCAGAGCGCACCTCaccctcgctccgcctcttcctgccctgttccaccccctccagagcgcacccacccttgctccgcctcttcctcccagcacttcctgcatgccgctgaacagctga